One genomic region from Natrinema sp. CBA1119 encodes:
- a CDS encoding DUF3006 domain-containing protein — MDGTFTGVVDRVVDGDTAVILLEDEGGVVEQLDVDIETLPEEGQHEGALFTVRLEGGGLADLEYQPEREQKRRARLEAKFDRLSKRLDEE; from the coding sequence ATGGACGGCACGTTTACCGGCGTCGTGGACCGGGTCGTCGACGGCGACACGGCAGTCATCCTCCTCGAGGATGAGGGCGGTGTCGTTGAGCAGTTGGATGTCGATATCGAGACGTTGCCAGAAGAGGGGCAGCACGAGGGGGCGCTCTTCACCGTTCGCCTCGAAGGTGGTGGGCTTGCCGATCTCGAGTATCAGCCAGAACGCGAACAGAAACGCCGTGCCCGACTTGAGGCGAAGTTCGACCGTCTCTCAAAGCGGTTGGATGAAGAGTGA
- a CDS encoding ComEC/Rec2 family competence protein, which yields MVLLGSICGPGVVAAESTNATELAVDDYADTETNTVETDGLRDAIGDWRNGEIDTGLLREVISYWRSGEPVGSDGDLEIHHIDVGQADSTLVVAPSGETMLIDSGYWRQDGSGVIAYLEEQGITRIDHLVTTHAHADHIGGHAEVINHFETNGDGVGAVYDPGVPATSQTYEDYLTAIDEHNVDLYEVAEGDSIAFGDATVQFLNPPENKSNDDLNDNSLAFTIEYGETTYLTTGDAEAAVEERMVAKWGDQLDADIYQAGHHGSSTSSTQPFIDIVDPKTAVISSGYDSQYDHPHDEVLQRFGEMALVRWLW from the coding sequence GTGGTACTCCTTGGATCCATCTGCGGACCTGGTGTTGTTGCGGCGGAGAGCACGAACGCAACGGAACTGGCAGTAGACGATTACGCTGACACAGAAACCAATACCGTCGAAACAGACGGGCTGCGTGATGCGATTGGCGATTGGCGAAATGGGGAAATCGATACCGGTTTGCTACGCGAGGTAATCTCCTATTGGCGAAGCGGTGAGCCAGTTGGCTCCGACGGCGACCTTGAAATCCACCATATCGACGTTGGGCAAGCCGATTCGACGCTGGTAGTCGCCCCCTCCGGTGAGACGATGCTCATCGATTCGGGCTATTGGCGACAAGACGGCTCGGGTGTCATCGCGTACCTCGAGGAGCAAGGTATCACGCGGATCGACCATCTGGTCACGACACATGCACATGCCGATCACATTGGCGGACACGCGGAAGTGATCAACCACTTCGAAACGAACGGCGACGGCGTCGGTGCCGTATATGATCCAGGTGTCCCGGCTACCTCACAGACGTACGAGGACTATCTCACCGCGATCGACGAACACAACGTTGACCTGTATGAGGTTGCCGAGGGCGATTCGATCGCGTTCGGGGATGCTACCGTTCAATTCCTCAACCCGCCTGAGAACAAGTCCAATGACGACCTCAACGATAACAGTCTCGCGTTCACCATCGAGTATGGCGAGACAACCTATTTGACGACTGGTGATGCAGAGGCGGCCGTTGAAGAACGGATGGTTGCAAAATGGGGTGACCAACTAGATGCCGACATCTACCAGGCGGGCCATCACGGCTCGTCCACCAGCTCGACGCAGCCGTTCATAGATATCGTTGATCCGAAGACCGCAGTGATCTCGAGTGGCTACGATAGTCAGTATGACCACCCGCATGACGAGGTACTCCAACGGTTTGGTGAGATGGCTTTGGTGAGATGGCTTTGGTGA
- a CDS encoding homing endonuclease associated repeat-containing protein: MLAELQQLGDEVGQPPSMSDMIDHGQHSPSTYQARFDSWYDALEAAGFDCDRPSAPVTRDQLLADLQRLADEHGEPVTTSVIDTHGQYSISTYFRTFESLATAREAAGLDSGQERATGDIDTETLLAEFERVADTVDGRPTIADITEHGQYSASPYRDRFGSWTAALEAAGYDPASVSEGPTTRDELLADLQRLADEHGKPVRTTDIREHGNHSTTTIIATLTRCRKPSNSLAWKNRHTELLPHHRVFRLLDLLVLGEFGIGLLLVDAELGQCDGDQEILLSIGERHHRRCHGSVYKLSRHRNAGQRPALSPHPLEVICRQGRDRDRCA, from the coding sequence TTGCTCGCCGAACTCCAGCAGCTTGGTGATGAGGTTGGTCAACCACCATCGATGTCAGATATGATCGACCACGGCCAGCACTCGCCGTCGACATATCAGGCTCGGTTTGACTCCTGGTACGATGCGCTCGAGGCTGCTGGCTTCGATTGTGACCGACCATCTGCGCCAGTGACCCGTGACCAATTACTCGCCGACCTCCAACGACTCGCCGACGAACATGGCGAGCCGGTAACCACATCGGTTATCGACACACACGGCCAATATAGCATCTCGACATATTTCCGGACCTTCGAGTCACTCGCAACAGCCCGTGAGGCGGCAGGACTCGACTCTGGTCAGGAACGTGCAACCGGCGATATCGATACAGAGACGCTCCTGGCTGAATTCGAGCGGGTCGCCGACACGGTTGATGGTCGTCCCACGATCGCCGACATCACCGAACATGGGCAGTACTCGGCGTCACCCTACCGAGATCGGTTTGGATCGTGGACAGCGGCGCTCGAGGCCGCCGGCTATGACCCTGCTTCTGTGTCCGAAGGGCCGACAACACGCGACGAGCTGTTAGCCGATCTCCAGCGGTTGGCGGACGAGCATGGGAAGCCTGTTCGAACGACGGATATTCGCGAACATGGAAACCATAGCACGACAACTATTATCGCCACTTTGACTCGTTGTCGGAAGCCTTCGAACTCGCTGGCGTGGAAGAATAGACACACGGAGTTACTCCCTCATCATCGCGTCTTTCGCCTTCTGGATCTGCTTGTGCTCGGCGAGTTTGGGATCGGCCTGCTCTTAGTGGACGCTGAACTCGGTCAGTGCGACGGCGATCAGGAGATCCTCCTGTCGATTGGTGAGAGACATCACCGGCGTTGCCACGGCTCCGTATATAAACTCTCGCGTCACAGAAACGCCGGCCAGAGGCCAGCGTTGAGCCCCCATCCCCTGGAGGTGATCTGTCGCCAGGGGAGGGACCGAGACCGATGTGCGTGA
- a CDS encoding homing endonuclease associated repeat-containing protein produces the protein MGTRTDDEYLSELQRLADEHGEPVTREDIKEHGQYSPTPYHREFDSLFEARKEAGLERGLDRHEARIETDTKHGSRPRHCWPIFAM, from the coding sequence ATGGGTACACGAACAGACGATGAGTATCTCAGCGAACTCCAGCGGCTTGCCGACGAACATGGCGAGCCAGTGACGCGCGAAGACATCAAAGAGCACGGGCAGTACAGTCCAACGCCGTACCATCGGGAGTTCGACTCACTCTTCGAGGCGCGCAAGGAGGCGGGCCTTGAGCGCGGGCTGGACCGACACGAAGCACGGATCGAGACCGACACGAAGCACGGATCGAGACCGAGGCATTGCTGGCCGATCTTCGCGATGTGA
- a CDS encoding surface glycoprotein yields MTGDNTTEKLRAVLLATMMVISVVAMTTAFAGSAAAATNVSSGNQDVVLGAEAQSLGTSTTSFTISETTDDFGGSGSGEITVPDGVTFNQTQSDLTVRQTSSGSLSNVRFTDSQTIKFDYSGFSSTSADSISFGQLYMDVSQDAGSSFKVDTRVGVNSQSLTITTHQASISGPSGSFGAASTGNNIGTVTVSTATVDGQIGNQTDLIIYANQSNGVTLDTSVDVASTITDNNDNVNESAATISEEKIVVPVTSDFAAGDSVDLDGLAVNLTADASDSALTVEATPASDTGGSLTSTTGNQIAVTKPGVSLGSSFDLAVGQEGQATGDTITVTSSANGDIGDGTNVTVMLNDSDVTFDTSGTVTATVNNVTGPNGETAESKNAPAVVNENNLTVNVSGDFEATDNVVFSGFSLNVTNQPADGTDVKVSAQTQSSPNGAVITSEDTGTFITLQRPDYTYNGDTVDVDNDGEDQNALKDITVASATDSDIADNTNITISIADGSGVTFDQSDSNTLTLGFDDTATQVNPAVINEQNVTVEVKNFDSSGEAVVFQNIGVNVTADATNTTLAVTTNTSDSEVTTVLSNNVVVVNEVSPTQIAADPDVSDGDDFTNGNDVSATKPQVTNTITGQVRLQDDTGANFGAGDMNLEIVSTPEGSSGASLNTSTVTTASDGTADFNFTAGDKTGDYVVNATIAGTSTGVNITYTSQSGPVADITVTNVEDAIKGTATNDKQTAVLKVQALDAQGNPVSSSVDTSFTISSPDAENFAVDNWVNSTGQLADGTATGESIDASTGNLKLADNGTAYVSFTDPAAEDVTMEVEYGSSSDSGTVTIYDNIGQVSLELNESSVIRGDTVQADATIKQSDGTVITVPDITVNFDDNSNSNTTVNSASADTNGDGVASVTVSADSAGTSTIDAVTNLKKGSATLTIEDPTLTVSTDVDSVTVGEETTVNTTVTYENNGSAVEGATLNVTGAGVDVADQTTDANGTAQFTVNASEAGDITVNATLAGTNMGQATITAEPAAQPDISVDYDVDSETVEVGENVTVTATVTNAGDAAGSADVTFNADGTEVENQSVDVDANNSTTVEFTTSFDSAGSHNVSINDLNATEITVQAPASFDVSYDVDKENITVGETLNVTATVENTGDLSGETTVYFHAAGDEYTNTTVSVDAGNSTEIVQEIYLPEEAGSYNVSVNDLEPTEITVEEAASDEPTVSDYANENGVVELSGLSTAIDDWRSSEIGLGLLSDVIDAWRSGESVDS; encoded by the coding sequence ATGACAGGCGATAATACGACAGAGAAGTTGCGCGCAGTACTTCTCGCGACCATGATGGTCATCTCGGTCGTCGCGATGACCACCGCGTTCGCAGGCAGTGCGGCCGCAGCGACAAATGTCAGCTCAGGCAATCAGGATGTGGTGTTGGGTGCCGAAGCCCAATCTCTAGGGACGAGTACAACATCGTTCACCATTTCCGAAACTACTGATGATTTCGGAGGATCTGGCTCCGGTGAAATCACCGTTCCGGACGGAGTAACATTCAATCAGACTCAGTCTGACTTGACAGTACGGCAGACCAGCAGCGGGTCGCTCAGCAATGTCCGGTTTACCGACTCCCAGACGATCAAGTTCGACTATAGTGGGTTCAGTTCCACTAGTGCTGATTCTATCAGCTTCGGACAGCTCTATATGGATGTGAGTCAGGACGCCGGATCATCCTTCAAGGTTGACACCCGCGTGGGGGTTAATTCTCAATCACTAACGATCACCACCCATCAGGCATCTATCTCTGGCCCCAGCGGGAGCTTCGGAGCGGCATCGACCGGGAATAATATTGGAACTGTCACGGTCAGTACCGCAACCGTCGATGGTCAGATCGGTAACCAGACGGACCTGATCATCTACGCGAATCAATCGAACGGAGTTACGCTCGATACGAGTGTCGATGTTGCATCGACGATTACGGACAATAATGATAACGTGAATGAGTCGGCAGCGACGATCTCGGAAGAGAAAATCGTCGTGCCGGTCACGAGTGACTTTGCGGCCGGTGACTCGGTGGATCTAGATGGCTTGGCCGTCAACCTGACTGCCGATGCCAGTGATTCCGCGCTGACCGTGGAAGCAACCCCTGCCAGTGATACTGGAGGATCACTCACCTCGACTACTGGCAATCAGATCGCGGTCACAAAACCAGGTGTTAGCCTTGGGTCTTCGTTCGACCTTGCGGTTGGACAGGAGGGTCAGGCTACTGGTGATACGATCACGGTCACCTCGTCTGCAAATGGTGACATCGGTGATGGGACGAATGTGACTGTGATGCTGAATGACAGTGACGTCACGTTCGATACCTCCGGTACAGTCACTGCTACGGTTAACAATGTGACTGGACCGAATGGGGAGACTGCTGAAAGCAAGAATGCACCAGCAGTCGTTAACGAAAACAACCTGACTGTGAACGTCTCTGGTGACTTTGAAGCCACTGACAATGTTGTGTTCAGTGGCTTCTCGCTGAACGTCACGAACCAGCCTGCTGACGGCACTGATGTCAAGGTCAGTGCTCAGACACAGTCTTCACCGAATGGCGCTGTAATCACGAGTGAAGACACTGGGACGTTCATCACCCTTCAGCGTCCTGACTATACCTACAACGGTGATACCGTTGACGTGGACAACGACGGTGAAGACCAGAACGCTCTGAAGGATATTACCGTCGCATCGGCGACTGACAGTGATATTGCCGATAACACTAATATCACTATCAGCATTGCAGACGGTTCTGGAGTGACGTTCGACCAAAGTGATAGTAATACTCTGACTCTTGGCTTTGATGACACTGCAACACAGGTTAACCCTGCGGTCATCAACGAACAGAACGTCACCGTAGAAGTCAAGAACTTCGACAGTTCTGGAGAAGCCGTTGTCTTCCAGAACATCGGTGTCAACGTCACGGCGGACGCGACGAACACCACGCTCGCGGTGACGACGAACACCAGTGATTCGGAGGTCACGACCGTCCTCTCGAATAATGTCGTCGTCGTCAACGAGGTCTCACCGACCCAGATCGCGGCTGACCCGGATGTCTCTGATGGTGATGACTTCACCAACGGCAACGATGTCAGTGCGACCAAGCCGCAGGTCACAAACACGATCACCGGGCAGGTGCGTCTTCAGGATGACACCGGCGCCAACTTCGGCGCTGGAGACATGAACCTTGAGATCGTCTCGACGCCTGAAGGATCGAGTGGTGCGTCGCTCAACACGAGCACTGTCACCACGGCTTCTGACGGCACTGCCGACTTCAACTTCACGGCTGGTGACAAAACTGGTGACTACGTGGTCAACGCCACGATCGCTGGTACGTCCACGGGCGTGAACATCACGTATACTTCCCAGTCGGGTCCCGTTGCTGACATCACTGTCACCAATGTCGAGGATGCGATCAAAGGAACTGCGACGAATGACAAGCAGACCGCAGTCCTGAAAGTTCAGGCGCTGGACGCACAAGGTAACCCTGTCAGCAGTTCCGTTGACACGTCATTCACGATTAGCAGTCCTGATGCAGAAAACTTCGCCGTGGATAACTGGGTCAACAGTACCGGTCAGTTAGCCGATGGGACGGCAACCGGTGAAAGTATCGACGCCAGTACTGGCAACTTGAAGCTGGCAGATAATGGTACTGCGTATGTCAGCTTCACAGATCCGGCCGCGGAAGACGTGACGATGGAAGTCGAATATGGCTCGAGTAGTGACTCTGGCACGGTGACCATCTACGACAACATCGGTCAGGTCTCGCTTGAGCTCAACGAATCGTCGGTCATCCGTGGCGATACCGTCCAGGCGGACGCCACGATCAAGCAGTCCGACGGGACGGTCATTACGGTCCCGGACATCACGGTCAACTTCGACGATAACAGTAACAGCAACACGACGGTCAACAGTGCAAGCGCTGACACGAACGGCGATGGCGTCGCAAGCGTCACCGTCTCCGCTGACAGTGCTGGCACGTCGACCATCGACGCTGTTACCAACCTCAAGAAGGGCAGTGCAACCCTCACGATCGAAGACCCGACACTCACCGTCTCGACTGACGTTGATTCGGTGACGGTCGGCGAGGAGACCACGGTCAACACCACGGTCACCTACGAGAACAACGGGAGTGCCGTTGAAGGTGCCACGCTGAACGTGACTGGTGCCGGCGTCGACGTTGCCGACCAGACCACGGACGCGAACGGCACTGCACAGTTCACGGTGAACGCTAGCGAAGCTGGTGACATCACGGTGAACGCAACGCTCGCCGGCACGAACATGGGTCAGGCGACAATCACGGCTGAACCCGCCGCACAGCCTGACATCTCCGTTGACTACGACGTCGACAGTGAGACCGTCGAAGTCGGCGAGAACGTGACTGTCACGGCGACGGTCACCAACGCAGGCGACGCAGCTGGCTCGGCTGACGTGACGTTCAACGCGGACGGCACGGAAGTTGAGAACCAGTCTGTTGACGTTGACGCGAACAACAGCACCACCGTCGAGTTCACCACGAGCTTCGACAGTGCTGGCTCGCACAACGTCTCGATCAACGACCTCAACGCGACTGAGATCACGGTGCAGGCACCTGCATCGTTTGACGTCAGCTACGACGTTGACAAAGAGAACATTACGGTCGGCGAGACGCTCAACGTGACCGCCACTGTTGAGAACACCGGCGACCTCAGCGGCGAGACGACAGTGTACTTCCACGCGGCTGGCGACGAGTACACCAACACGACCGTCTCCGTCGATGCGGGTAACTCCACGGAAATCGTCCAGGAGATCTACCTGCCCGAGGAGGCCGGCTCCTACAACGTCTCGGTCAACGACCTCGAACCGACGGAGATCACCGTCGAAGAGGCCGCGAGTGACGAACCGACTGTCTCCGACTACGCCAACGAGAACGGCGTCGTCGAGCTCTCGGGTCTCAGCACCGCCATCGACGACTGGCGCAGCAGTGAGATCGGTCTCGGTCTGCTGAGCGACGTCATCGATGCCTGGCGTAGCGGTGAATCCGTCGACTCGTAA